In Persicimonas caeni, a single window of DNA contains:
- a CDS encoding CPBP family intramembrane glutamic endopeptidase codes for MSRLASTRTLCARLLCVFTAFSFSACAIPTQSARLEPTAPPTEVEASADTRYKDRACSPYWSWLYPGLGQLCVGKTGEGATLAALGAAEIGSAIAFETGVPLLAFQNVWVYGIADAYIEVDRAEGALYAPQDTLGELVAAPFNWEVMKEPYVWGGILAMSAAAFGYSYLLGSTSDATPTTTDDTPRFLGREMRPEWAYSLAAGTGVVLFEHVAIGEEALFRGVIQSSLARNFGEMKGWAWGSVIFGAVHILNASALPPEQREAYMFYSVPFITAVGSYLGASYMWSDYSLAAPVALHFWYDFILSAAQYAVSPSSSPIGASVTIPF; via the coding sequence ATGTCGCGGCTCGCATCAACCCGAACGCTGTGTGCTCGCCTCCTGTGCGTGTTCACGGCGTTTTCGTTTTCCGCCTGCGCCATCCCCACCCAATCGGCTCGCCTCGAGCCCACCGCGCCGCCCACCGAGGTCGAAGCCTCGGCCGACACTCGCTACAAAGACCGCGCCTGCTCGCCGTACTGGAGTTGGCTGTACCCGGGCCTGGGCCAGTTATGCGTCGGCAAGACCGGTGAGGGCGCCACGCTCGCCGCGCTCGGCGCCGCCGAGATCGGCTCGGCCATCGCCTTCGAGACCGGTGTGCCGCTGCTCGCCTTCCAGAACGTGTGGGTCTACGGCATCGCCGACGCCTACATCGAGGTCGACCGCGCCGAAGGGGCGCTGTACGCCCCGCAGGACACGTTGGGCGAGCTCGTGGCCGCGCCGTTCAACTGGGAGGTCATGAAAGAGCCGTACGTCTGGGGCGGCATCCTCGCGATGAGCGCGGCCGCCTTCGGCTACTCGTACCTGCTGGGGAGCACCTCCGACGCTACACCGACCACCACCGACGACACGCCCCGGTTCCTGGGCCGCGAGATGCGCCCGGAGTGGGCCTACTCATTGGCCGCGGGCACCGGCGTGGTGCTCTTCGAGCACGTCGCCATCGGCGAGGAGGCCCTGTTTCGCGGGGTCATCCAGTCGTCGCTGGCGCGCAACTTCGGCGAAATGAAGGGGTGGGCTTGGGGCTCGGTGATCTTCGGGGCGGTCCATATCCTCAACGCCTCGGCGCTGCCGCCCGAGCAGCGCGAGGCGTACATGTTCTACAGCGTGCCGTTCATCACGGCGGTGGGGAGTTATCTGGGCGCGAGCTATATGTGGAGTGACTACAGCTTGGCCGCGCCCGTGGCGTTACACTTTTGGTACGATTTCATCTTGAGCGCCGCCCAGTACGCGGTTTCGCCGTCGAGCAGCCCCATCGGAGCGTCGGTGACGATTCCGTTTTAA
- a CDS encoding DNA-methyltransferase, giving the protein MQALLRNDGDLTPYYSDPRGFTLLQGDSLAILEQMEPEQFDMIFADPPYFLSNDGVTCKSGRMVSVNKGRWDRSQGVEANHEFNLRWLAACQRLLKPNGSIWVSGTHHVIYSIGFALQKLDYKILNDIAWFKVNPPPNLSCRYFTHGTETIIWAARDQDSKHTFNYKTMKEMNGGKQMKNLWNIMSPRKAEKEFGKHPTQKPIALLDRIVKAASDPGDLILDPFCGSSTTGVAALQNGRRYVGIDQSDEYLELSARRFEGLELGEKEQPAT; this is encoded by the coding sequence ATGCAAGCACTGCTGCGTAACGACGGCGACCTAACGCCGTACTATTCGGACCCTCGTGGTTTCACCCTCTTGCAGGGAGATTCGCTCGCCATTCTCGAGCAAATGGAGCCCGAGCAGTTCGACATGATCTTCGCGGACCCGCCCTATTTCCTCTCCAACGACGGGGTCACCTGCAAGTCCGGCCGAATGGTCTCTGTGAACAAGGGACGTTGGGACCGCTCGCAAGGCGTCGAAGCGAATCACGAATTCAACCTGCGATGGCTGGCCGCCTGTCAGCGACTGCTCAAGCCCAATGGCTCCATCTGGGTCAGCGGCACGCACCACGTCATCTACAGCATCGGGTTTGCGCTGCAGAAGCTCGACTACAAAATCCTCAACGATATTGCCTGGTTCAAGGTCAATCCGCCGCCCAACCTGTCGTGCCGCTACTTCACCCACGGCACCGAGACGATCATCTGGGCCGCGCGTGACCAGGACAGCAAGCACACCTTCAACTACAAGACGATGAAGGAGATGAACGGCGGCAAGCAGATGAAGAATCTGTGGAATATCATGTCGCCGCGCAAGGCCGAAAAAGAGTTCGGCAAGCACCCGACCCAAAAGCCGATCGCGCTGCTCGACCGTATCGTCAAAGCGGCGAGCGACCCGGGCGACCTGATCCTCGACCCGTTCTGCGGCTCGTCGACCACGGGTGTGGCTGCCCTCCAGAATGGCCGGCGCTACGTCGGCATCGATCAATCAGACGAGTATCTCGAGCTTTCGGCGCGTCGCTTCGAAGGTCTCGAGCTCGGCGAGAAGGAACAACCCGCGACGTGA
- a CDS encoding cytochrome c-type biogenesis protein: MVYTKLHHWRRFVAAAFLLPLLAASPALAQESHGQRGAGEVSKVTQEVSKEIYSPFCPGKTLAMCPSGGASDVRQEIQILAKEGLEKQDIKEAIIDKYGEEFRMVEPPAEDNYALLSVLAGALVVCLAAIWFFAARRRQEGAAGDEVTADDQMTSEDRAYLEELRGEYMD; the protein is encoded by the coding sequence ATGGTCTACACCAAACTACATCATTGGCGCCGGTTCGTGGCCGCAGCTTTCCTGCTCCCGCTTCTGGCGGCCTCCCCCGCCCTCGCCCAAGAATCTCACGGCCAACGCGGCGCAGGCGAGGTCTCCAAGGTGACCCAAGAGGTCAGCAAAGAGATCTACAGCCCGTTCTGCCCCGGCAAGACTCTCGCTATGTGCCCCTCCGGGGGGGCATCCGACGTGCGCCAGGAGATCCAGATCCTCGCCAAAGAGGGCCTGGAGAAGCAAGACATCAAGGAAGCCATCATCGACAAGTACGGTGAGGAGTTCCGGATGGTCGAGCCGCCGGCCGAAGACAACTACGCGCTACTGAGCGTGCTCGCCGGCGCGCTCGTCGTGTGTCTGGCAGCCATCTGGTTCTTCGCCGCGCGCCGTCGTCAAGAAGGTGCGGCGGGCGATGAAGTCACCGCCGACGACCAGATGACCTCCGAAGACCGCGCCTACCTCGAAGAGTTGCGCGGCGAGTACATGGATTAA
- a CDS encoding MgtC/SapB family protein, which translates to MEFATSLDWQLVQYILISLGLGAVVGLERQSHYSEESEREAIGVRTFALASLLGTVSAIGSQSGVPGMVYVTGTGYFLMIIAYLVFQYRQRDTIPGITTEVASLIVFVLGVLVPFQPLLAAALGVIVAAILSVKRYTHLLVEKLSQDEVLATMKFLLVLVVVLPVLPDQGMGPDDIYNPRELGYLVVLITGISFVGYFAIRFLGRRRGISLTGLLGGLASSTAVTLAMSHRVKNSNDDRVVRLAAVFAILMANAIMSVRVTVVVAAVNPDFVGMLLVPVIAMAVPGSMVAGYLWYKMAHAYPEGGEGVPEKAEEVGEEAERSDEQLHITNPFRIGPALKFGLIFVVIIGLVHVAKIYFGSSGTYVAALISGLAEANAISIAVARMQEAGDISATVATRGVVIAILANSFVKAAISGFVGTKKLGIYVALGLVPMLAAGTVAVLLVG; encoded by the coding sequence TTGGAATTCGCCACGAGTCTGGACTGGCAACTCGTCCAGTACATCTTGATTTCGCTGGGGCTGGGGGCCGTGGTCGGCCTCGAGCGCCAGAGTCACTACAGCGAAGAGAGCGAGCGAGAAGCCATCGGTGTGCGCACCTTTGCGCTGGCCAGCCTTCTGGGAACCGTCTCGGCGATCGGTTCCCAGAGCGGCGTTCCGGGGATGGTCTATGTGACCGGCACCGGCTACTTCTTGATGATCATCGCCTACCTTGTCTTCCAGTACCGCCAGCGCGACACCATCCCGGGGATCACCACCGAGGTCGCCTCGCTCATCGTGTTCGTGCTGGGCGTGCTGGTCCCCTTCCAGCCCTTGTTGGCGGCCGCCCTCGGGGTCATCGTCGCCGCGATCCTGTCGGTCAAACGCTACACCCACCTGCTCGTCGAGAAGCTCAGCCAGGACGAGGTCCTGGCGACGATGAAGTTCTTGCTGGTGTTGGTGGTGGTTTTGCCGGTGCTGCCCGACCAGGGCATGGGGCCCGACGACATCTACAACCCGCGCGAGCTGGGCTACCTGGTGGTGCTCATCACAGGGATCAGCTTCGTCGGTTATTTCGCCATTCGGTTTTTGGGGCGCCGGCGGGGCATCTCACTGACCGGCTTGCTCGGCGGGCTCGCCTCGAGCACGGCGGTCACCCTGGCGATGTCCCACCGGGTCAAGAACTCCAATGACGACCGCGTGGTGCGCCTGGCGGCTGTGTTCGCCATCTTGATGGCCAACGCCATCATGTCGGTGCGCGTGACCGTGGTGGTCGCCGCGGTCAACCCGGACTTCGTGGGGATGTTGCTCGTGCCGGTCATCGCCATGGCCGTGCCCGGCTCCATGGTCGCCGGGTACCTGTGGTACAAGATGGCCCACGCCTATCCGGAGGGCGGCGAGGGCGTGCCGGAAAAGGCCGAGGAGGTCGGCGAAGAGGCCGAGCGCAGCGACGAGCAGTTGCATATCACCAACCCCTTTCGCATCGGGCCTGCGCTCAAGTTCGGGCTCATCTTCGTGGTGATCATCGGGCTGGTGCACGTGGCCAAGATCTATTTTGGCAGCTCGGGCACCTACGTGGCCGCGCTCATCAGCGGCTTGGCCGAGGCCAACGCCATCAGCATCGCCGTGGCGCGTATGCAGGAGGCCGGCGACATCTCGGCGACGGTGGCCACCCGCGGGGTCGTCATCGCCATTTTGGCCAACAGCTTCGTCAAGGCGGCCATCAGCGGCTTCGTGGGTACCAAAAAGCTCGGAATCTACGTGGCCCTCGGGTTGGTTCCCATGCTCGCCGCCGGCACCGTCGCCGTCTTGTTAGTAGGTTGA
- a CDS encoding TadE/TadG family type IV pilus assembly protein, with translation MADSKDRQADWPAFAAKWLTRVVAHGLGVGVVASVLFFANVNRVTLEAIWDSAQHVAFLELAWFEVALHMGLAACLWALLVIGYELVTSREGSARQTLKLERGSVMTETLVVLPIFFILTFGIAQLAINNMAGLLANAAVFQAGRAAWLWSGEAEVGRNGVSGTKVEEMARIQAAAVLTPIAPAEFIQNPGGLSDEAKQMRGVLLGGQMPAFSQDTGATAQTAAPALLAGENMTNFSNQDSAFFRAFDTSGWRQRTVRKFTFAYHSTEITVINGSDEAGVNLRYHHHQAMPYIGKFFGDWRTDVGNRPGHYATIEREFTMPKQISPNPCNPGITGCP, from the coding sequence ATGGCCGACTCCAAAGACAGACAAGCCGACTGGCCGGCGTTTGCCGCCAAGTGGCTGACGCGCGTGGTCGCTCACGGCTTGGGCGTGGGCGTGGTGGCGTCGGTGTTGTTCTTCGCCAACGTCAACCGCGTCACCCTCGAGGCCATCTGGGACTCGGCCCAACACGTCGCCTTTTTGGAGCTGGCCTGGTTCGAGGTCGCCCTGCACATGGGCTTGGCCGCTTGCCTGTGGGCCCTGCTCGTCATCGGCTACGAGTTGGTGACCTCCCGCGAGGGCTCGGCCCGACAGACTCTGAAGCTCGAGCGCGGCAGCGTGATGACCGAGACGCTGGTCGTGTTGCCCATTTTCTTCATCCTCACCTTCGGCATCGCCCAGCTCGCCATCAACAATATGGCCGGTTTGCTGGCGAACGCCGCGGTCTTCCAGGCCGGACGCGCCGCCTGGTTGTGGTCGGGCGAAGCTGAAGTGGGCCGAAACGGCGTCAGCGGCACCAAGGTCGAGGAGATGGCGCGCATTCAAGCCGCCGCGGTGCTCACCCCCATCGCCCCGGCCGAGTTCATCCAGAACCCGGGCGGGTTGAGCGACGAGGCCAAGCAGATGCGCGGCGTGTTGCTCGGCGGACAGATGCCGGCGTTCTCGCAGGATACCGGCGCGACGGCCCAGACCGCCGCGCCCGCCCTGCTCGCCGGCGAGAATATGACGAATTTTTCGAACCAAGATTCGGCCTTTTTCCGCGCCTTCGACACCTCGGGGTGGCGCCAGCGGACGGTGCGCAAGTTCACGTTCGCCTACCACTCCACCGAGATCACGGTGATCAACGGGTCCGACGAGGCCGGCGTCAACCTGCGTTACCATCACCACCAGGCGATGCCGTATATCGGCAAGTTCTTTGGCGACTGGCGCACCGACGTGGGAAATCGCCCGGGCCACTACGCGACCATCGAGCGCGAGTTCACCATGCCCAAACAGATCTCGCCGAATCCGTGTAACCCCGGAATTACTGGATGCCCCTAG
- a CDS encoding CxxC-x17-CxxC domain-containing protein — MTDKERQSNDDRSSGDKKSFRIVCTLCGCKAEVPFKPRRGQDVFCPDCFKFKRDEVNQKRQRHSPRKKHGTRVMFPITCAQCGKKETLDYVPKGVALHEVMCSECVRTTYGEQSRWAQIKETKAAEQKQEWEFTCEECGREDYLKFPPKPDRDYLCVRCFNEQEAPSRERLQGKQRVGRAVYIRTKDEDSE, encoded by the coding sequence ATGACCGACAAAGAACGCCAATCCAACGACGACCGATCCAGCGGCGATAAGAAGAGCTTCCGCATCGTATGCACGCTTTGCGGCTGTAAGGCCGAGGTGCCTTTCAAGCCGCGCCGCGGTCAGGATGTCTTCTGCCCCGACTGCTTCAAGTTCAAACGCGACGAAGTCAATCAAAAGCGTCAGCGCCATTCTCCGCGAAAAAAGCACGGAACGCGCGTGATGTTTCCGATTACGTGCGCACAATGTGGAAAGAAAGAGACGCTCGATTACGTGCCCAAGGGCGTGGCGCTCCACGAGGTGATGTGCTCGGAGTGCGTGCGCACCACTTACGGCGAGCAGTCGCGTTGGGCGCAGATCAAAGAGACCAAAGCCGCCGAGCAAAAGCAGGAATGGGAGTTTACCTGCGAAGAGTGCGGCCGCGAGGATTACCTGAAGTTTCCTCCCAAGCCCGACCGTGACTACCTGTGCGTGCGCTGCTTCAACGAGCAGGAGGCGCCCAGCCGCGAGCGGTTGCAGGGCAAACAGCGCGTCGGCCGTGCGGTCTATATCCGCACCAAAGATGAGGACTCCGAATAG
- a CDS encoding S1 RNA-binding domain-containing protein: MTQTAENDTNTDDSLYNAFAKATFETKTDEGFIFKLADGETAQVDLDEYGDDFPFPYSEGDEVELLVEQPWGEGWKASVRKAESLRLWERLGQLADEEKIVEGDILSQNKGGLSVDIGLRAFCPRSQIDIHRVDDASPYVGRTARFQVIQFDKKRCNVVLSRRKVIELEREEEKKRTLDELEEGKVFTGVVRNIKKYGAFIDIGGIDGLLHISNMSWGRIDHPSELVRPGDEIKVVVLDYDAKRDRLSLGRKQLLDNPWSDIEEKFSEGDVVGGKVVSLADFGAFVEVAPGLEGLVHVTELSWTARIHHPKEVLDIGQDVRVKIVGIDTDNKRLSLSIKQLEKNPWEELAENLSVGDVVSGPIRNITDFGLFVEVAPAVEGLVHVSDISWTDKIDDPAEHFKVGDEIEVKIIDIDVDNQRLSLGIKQLSRDPWEKAGEKAKVGEKINVEITRLTDFGAFAQVVEGVEGLIHISELSEGRVENAHEVVRPGQEVEVLVVSFDRANQRIGLSLKRDELEEPMAREYTEEEGATAKLGDILRDRLGLGAEEEETSEEANETAEEVKAEEVKEEKTEEAEESEEEAADADEVASGEGEVASGEDEVAAGTDEVASGEGEVASGEDEVASGTDEVAAGEDEVASGTDEEASGEDEEAAETDEDTTDEEE; encoded by the coding sequence ATGACACAGACCGCCGAAAACGACACGAACACCGACGACTCGCTCTACAACGCCTTCGCCAAGGCCACCTTCGAGACGAAGACCGACGAGGGGTTCATCTTCAAGCTCGCCGACGGCGAGACTGCCCAGGTCGACCTCGACGAGTACGGCGACGATTTCCCGTTTCCGTACAGCGAGGGCGACGAGGTCGAGCTTCTCGTCGAGCAACCCTGGGGTGAGGGGTGGAAGGCGTCGGTGCGCAAGGCCGAAAGCCTTCGCCTGTGGGAGCGCCTCGGACAGCTGGCCGACGAAGAGAAGATCGTCGAGGGCGATATCCTGTCGCAGAACAAGGGCGGCCTGTCGGTCGACATCGGCCTGCGCGCGTTCTGCCCGCGCAGCCAGATCGACATCCACCGCGTCGACGACGCCTCGCCGTATGTCGGGCGCACCGCGCGGTTTCAGGTCATCCAGTTCGACAAAAAGCGCTGCAACGTGGTGCTCAGCCGTCGCAAGGTCATCGAGTTGGAGCGCGAAGAGGAGAAAAAGCGCACCCTCGACGAGCTCGAAGAGGGCAAGGTGTTCACCGGCGTGGTGCGCAACATCAAAAAGTACGGCGCCTTTATCGATATCGGCGGCATCGACGGCCTGCTGCACATCTCGAATATGAGCTGGGGCCGCATCGACCACCCCTCCGAACTCGTGCGCCCCGGCGACGAGATCAAGGTGGTGGTGCTCGACTACGACGCCAAGCGCGACCGGCTGAGCCTGGGCCGAAAGCAACTGCTCGACAACCCGTGGAGCGACATCGAGGAGAAGTTCTCCGAGGGCGACGTCGTCGGCGGCAAGGTCGTGAGCCTGGCCGACTTCGGCGCCTTCGTCGAGGTCGCCCCCGGCCTCGAAGGGCTGGTCCACGTGACCGAGCTCTCGTGGACGGCGCGCATCCACCACCCCAAAGAGGTGCTCGACATCGGCCAGGACGTGCGCGTCAAGATCGTCGGCATCGACACCGACAACAAGCGCCTGAGCCTGTCGATCAAGCAGCTCGAGAAGAACCCCTGGGAAGAGCTCGCCGAGAACCTGTCGGTGGGCGACGTGGTCAGCGGCCCGATTCGCAACATCACCGACTTCGGCCTGTTCGTCGAAGTCGCCCCGGCCGTCGAGGGGCTGGTGCACGTCAGTGACATCTCGTGGACCGACAAGATCGACGACCCCGCCGAGCACTTCAAGGTGGGCGACGAGATCGAGGTCAAGATCATCGACATCGACGTCGACAACCAGCGCCTGAGCCTGGGCATCAAGCAGCTTTCGCGCGACCCGTGGGAGAAAGCAGGCGAGAAGGCCAAGGTCGGCGAGAAGATCAACGTCGAGATCACCCGCCTGACCGACTTCGGCGCGTTCGCCCAGGTCGTCGAGGGCGTCGAGGGCCTCATCCACATCTCGGAGCTCTCCGAGGGCCGCGTCGAGAACGCCCACGAGGTGGTCCGACCCGGCCAGGAGGTCGAGGTGCTCGTGGTCAGCTTCGACCGCGCCAACCAGCGCATCGGCCTGTCGCTCAAGCGCGACGAGCTCGAAGAGCCGATGGCTCGCGAGTACACCGAAGAAGAAGGCGCCACCGCCAAGCTCGGCGATATCCTGCGCGACCGTCTCGGCCTCGGGGCTGAGGAAGAAGAAACTTCAGAAGAAGCGAATGAAACTGCAGAAGAAGTAAAAGCAGAAGAAGTAAAAGAGGAAAAAACAGAAGAAGCAGAAGAGAGCGAAGAAGAAGCCGCCGACGCCGACGAAGTAGCGTCCGGGGAGGGCGAAGTAGCGTCCGGGGAGGACGAAGTAGCTGCCGGGACCGACGAAGTAGCGTCCGGGGAGGGCGAAGTAGCGTCCGGGGAGGACGAAGTAGCGTCCGGGACCGACGAAGTAGCTGCCGGGGAGGACGAAGTAGCGTCCGGGACCGACGAGGAAGCGTCCGGGGAGGACGAGGAAGCAGCCGAGACGGACGAAGACACCACCGACGAAGAAGAATAA
- a CDS encoding TadE/TadG family type IV pilus assembly protein — MNQPHTQQADMFERLVRGLRQGLVGRGLRAFHVDQRGSTLTEFVIVLPIFVLIFNGVMILGEFTRKGSEAPIRAYKETFDQALVFQKDFFTADWNLQPSLAAVDAADQLAGTAVLGSGTSPAHNTSTAVEITSNVTEGAAYAGMGFRGTMGESYARAETIAVVPGTKLYGREGAGPAWPSDSTRLDGTGEEDRLTSDLKDLVGESKYAFAMLNDGVSPSSFSSSGGSAFSTLNSLITAAGIRPAFGAGLRYGTVSARHKEDFSFAGRTISIDAHFSTLVPPGTTGDSSCPVFGQGPRCDAARATTVSRLTMEGHEQYKDLMGIQFSNPLDSVNENVDPYP; from the coding sequence ATGAACCAGCCCCACACACAACAGGCAGATATGTTCGAGCGACTCGTTCGCGGACTTCGCCAAGGTCTGGTCGGCCGGGGATTGCGCGCGTTTCACGTGGATCAGCGCGGCTCGACGCTCACCGAGTTCGTCATCGTGCTGCCCATCTTCGTGCTGATCTTCAACGGCGTGATGATCTTGGGCGAGTTTACCCGCAAGGGCTCCGAGGCGCCCATTCGCGCCTACAAAGAGACCTTCGACCAGGCACTGGTCTTCCAGAAGGACTTCTTTACGGCCGACTGGAACCTGCAGCCGTCGCTCGCCGCCGTGGACGCCGCCGACCAACTCGCCGGCACCGCCGTGCTCGGCTCGGGCACGTCGCCGGCGCACAACACCTCGACGGCCGTCGAGATCACGTCGAACGTCACCGAAGGCGCCGCCTACGCGGGGATGGGCTTTCGCGGCACGATGGGCGAATCGTACGCACGCGCCGAGACCATCGCGGTGGTCCCGGGCACCAAGCTGTACGGCCGTGAGGGCGCCGGGCCTGCCTGGCCGTCCGACTCGACGCGCCTGGACGGCACAGGCGAAGAAGACCGGTTGACCTCCGACCTCAAAGACCTGGTCGGCGAGTCCAAATACGCCTTCGCCATGCTCAACGACGGTGTGTCGCCGAGCTCGTTCAGCTCGTCGGGCGGCAGCGCCTTCAGCACGCTCAACTCGTTGATCACCGCCGCCGGCATTCGCCCGGCGTTCGGCGCGGGCCTGCGCTACGGGACCGTGTCGGCGCGCCACAAAGAGGACTTCTCTTTTGCCGGGCGCACCATCTCGATCGATGCGCACTTCAGCACGCTCGTGCCTCCGGGGACCACAGGCGACTCGAGCTGTCCGGTCTTCGGCCAGGGCCCGCGCTGCGACGCCGCGCGCGCGACGACCGTCTCGCGGCTGACCATGGAGGGCCACGAGCAGTACAAGGACCTGATGGGCATCCAGTTCAGCAACCCGTTGGACAGCGTCAACGAAAACGTCGACCCGTACCCCTAA
- a CDS encoding lamin tail domain-containing protein, translating into MRINIWRFSLLGLLAAFVLAGCPSTDSPAGNNGADAGLHEDSGDNSNNCVPECQVGARTCGEEQSVLRCESVDGCATFVEVLRCPSYKLCEGGTCVDKQSECTSVCTPGAGPRCNSAGEVEQCDDHDGNGCYEWGGAQTCASGEYCNPDTGACEAPSCSDECSAGETSCEGELVRTCAENAQGCLVFGAGTECPAEQTCQAGQCVEQTSCSDECTQNEAVCAADGGLRTCEDHDGDGCLEWSSAQACSSGQECRAGACVDSSSCRDECVDGETVCVGNKLADCADHDGDGCTEFPNPYDCPSGQTCSSASGTAACEGAPSTGTAVINEIFYDSVGPDLRTGGSSPASPTFIELKGTPGMDISGFAVELVNGSNGQPYNSFTLPSGASLDGNGFAVLAMDTPDSYLSYAASSYTNVYYVLTAYGNGTDALQNGQDSVVLKDASASTIDAVGYGDFSATPQNFAGEGSAVAATISGRSLGRVPGAADTDDNAADFVSFYPTPGLENTDLLINEVYPDQPGVDDATQTFIELVAPIQGWEDMPLDGYKVHAINGFDGLDYIFGPNGGDGISLAGANLNDAQSTDGYVVVCNIAAEISLLNACAVAYDGADLQNGPDNVVLRYNGRVIDAVGYGTFGSGETFVGEGDPISYSSSDAGQSLGRWPITDPSWQTDTDDNYMDFWWLSPTPGTANPRP; encoded by the coding sequence ATGCGCATCAATATATGGCGTTTCTCCCTCCTCGGTCTCTTGGCCGCATTCGTGCTGGCCGGCTGCCCGTCGACCGACAGCCCGGCCGGCAATAACGGCGCGGACGCAGGGTTGCACGAGGATAGCGGCGACAACTCCAACAATTGCGTACCTGAGTGCCAGGTCGGCGCGCGTACCTGCGGCGAGGAGCAGTCGGTGCTTCGCTGCGAGTCGGTCGACGGGTGCGCGACCTTCGTCGAGGTGCTTCGCTGCCCGTCGTACAAGCTGTGCGAGGGAGGCACGTGCGTCGACAAGCAGAGCGAGTGCACCAGCGTGTGCACGCCGGGGGCCGGGCCGCGGTGCAACTCGGCCGGTGAGGTCGAGCAATGCGACGACCACGACGGGAACGGCTGCTACGAGTGGGGTGGGGCGCAAACTTGCGCGTCTGGCGAGTACTGCAACCCCGACACCGGCGCGTGCGAAGCGCCGAGCTGCTCCGACGAGTGTTCGGCCGGCGAGACGAGTTGCGAGGGCGAATTGGTGCGTACGTGCGCCGAGAACGCCCAGGGCTGCTTGGTCTTCGGCGCGGGCACGGAATGCCCTGCCGAGCAGACCTGCCAGGCAGGCCAGTGCGTCGAGCAGACGAGCTGCTCCGACGAGTGCACCCAGAACGAGGCGGTCTGCGCGGCCGACGGCGGCCTTCGCACCTGTGAGGACCACGACGGCGACGGCTGCCTCGAGTGGTCGAGCGCGCAGGCATGTTCCTCCGGCCAGGAGTGTCGCGCCGGAGCGTGCGTCGACTCGAGCTCGTGCCGCGACGAATGCGTCGACGGCGAGACGGTCTGCGTGGGCAACAAACTCGCCGACTGCGCCGACCACGACGGCGACGGGTGCACGGAATTTCCCAACCCCTACGACTGCCCCAGCGGGCAAACCTGCTCGTCGGCGAGTGGCACGGCCGCCTGCGAGGGCGCGCCGAGCACCGGCACGGCGGTCATCAACGAGATTTTCTACGACTCGGTCGGCCCCGACCTTCGCACGGGCGGCTCGTCGCCGGCCTCGCCGACCTTCATCGAGCTCAAGGGCACGCCCGGCATGGACATCTCGGGCTTCGCCGTCGAGCTGGTCAACGGGTCGAACGGTCAGCCCTACAACTCGTTCACCCTGCCGTCGGGCGCGAGCCTCGACGGCAACGGCTTTGCCGTGCTCGCCATGGACACGCCCGATTCGTACCTGTCGTACGCCGCGTCGAGCTATACTAACGTCTACTACGTGCTGACCGCCTACGGAAACGGCACCGACGCGCTGCAAAACGGCCAAGACAGCGTGGTCCTCAAAGACGCCTCGGCGAGCACCATCGACGCGGTGGGCTACGGTGACTTCTCGGCGACCCCGCAAAACTTCGCGGGCGAGGGGAGCGCGGTCGCCGCGACCATCTCGGGGCGCTCGCTGGGCCGCGTGCCGGGCGCGGCGGACACCGACGACAACGCCGCCGACTTCGTCAGCTTCTATCCGACCCCGGGGCTGGAGAACACCGACCTGCTCATCAACGAGGTCTACCCGGACCAGCCCGGCGTCGACGACGCCACCCAGACCTTCATCGAGCTGGTCGCGCCCATTCAGGGCTGGGAAGACATGCCGCTCGATGGCTACAAGGTGCACGCCATCAACGGGTTCGACGGCCTCGACTATATCTTCGGGCCCAACGGCGGCGACGGCATCAGCCTGGCCGGCGCGAACCTCAACGATGCCCAGAGCACCGACGGTTACGTGGTGGTTTGCAATATCGCCGCCGAGATCTCCTTGCTCAATGCATGCGCCGTGGCCTATGACGGGGCCGATTTACAGAACGGGCCCGACAACGTGGTGCTGCGCTACAACGGCCGCGTGATCGACGCGGTCGGATACGGAACATTCGGTTCGGGCGAGACGTTTGTTGGTGAGGGCGACCCGATAAGTTATAGCTCGAGTGACGCTGGCCAATCGCTGGGGCGCTGGCCGATCACCGATCCGAGTTGGCAGACCGACACCGACGACAACTACATGGACTTTTGGTGGCTCTCTCCGACCCCCGGCACCGCGAATCCGCGTCCATAA